DNA from Castellaniella sp. MT123:
GCGTGCCGTCAACCGCCTTGAGCGTGTCGCGGGCTTGCACACCGGCCAGTGCTGCCGGCGTTCCGGCGGGTGGCGCGGCCAGGATAGCGGCCGGTTCCTGTGTGCCCCACATGCCGAGCACCGTGTAGATCAGTGCGGCCAGCACCAGGTTGGCCACAGGCCCCGCCGCAACCACGGCGATCCGCCGCGACAGCGGCTGCGCATTGAAGGCGGACCGTCTGGTGGCCTCGTCGGCATCGGGCGGCGCGTCATCGAGCATCTTGACGTAGCCCCCCAGCGGAATCGCCGACAAGGCCCATTCCGTGCCATGGCGGTCATGACGCCGCAGCAGTACCCGCCCGAAGCCGACGGAGAACCGCAGGATACGGACCCCCGACAGACGCGCGACCCAGTAGTGGCCAAGCTCGTGAAAGGTGATCAGCAAGCCCAGAGCAAGGGCAAAGGCAATCAGGGTCAGCAGCATGAAGGGACGGACTCAGGAAACCGATTCGCAAAACCCGGAGGCCATCCGCCGGGTCCGCGCATCCAGATCCAGGACTTCGTCCAGCGACGTGGGCATCCGGACGGAACTGGTCGCTGAATCATCCAGGCAGCGTGCGATGATGTCGGGTATCTGAGTATAGCGAATGCGCCCGTGCAGAAAGCCGTCCACCGCCACTTCGTTGGCGGCGTTCAGGGTGATGCACGCCCCCTGCCCTTTTTCCAGGGCGTCCAGCGACAGCCGCAGGCAGGGGAAACGTCGCAGGTCCGGGGTTTCAAAATCCAGCCGGCCCAGGCGGGTGAGTTCCAACAGGCCGACGCCACTGTCGATGCGATCGGGATAGCCCAGGCCATAGGCGATCGCCGTACGCATGTCGGGCTGCCCGAGCTGCGCCAGGATCGAGCCGTCGGCATATTCCACCATGGAATGGACGACGCTCTGCGGATGAATGACGACCTGGATGCGTTCCAGCGGCATGGCGAACAGCCAGTGCGCTTCGATGACCTCCAGGCCTTTGTTCAGCATGGTGGCCGAATCGACGGAGATCTTGCGTCCCATGCGCCAGTTGGGATGGGCGCAGGCTTGGTCGGGTGTGACGTGTTCCAGTTGATCCAGGGCCGTGCACCGGAAGGGCCCACCCGAGGCCGTCAGCAGCAGGCGCCGTACGCCCGGCGCGGGCCGGTCGGGTGCACGGGCTCGGTCCGTCGACTGGGGCAGGCACTGAAAGATGGCGTTGTGTTCACTGTCGATCGGCAGCAGTTCGGCCCCCGAATCGCGCACGGCCTGCATGAACAGAGCCCCGGCGGCCACCAGGGCTTCCTTGTTGGCAAGTAGGACCCGTTTGCCCGCACGGGCGGCGGCCAGTGCGCCTGGCAGGCCAGCGGCGCCGACGATGGCCGCCATTACGGCGGTCACTTCGGGATCGGCCGCCGTATCGGCCAGCGCCTGTGCGCCTTGGCGGATCTCGGGCAGCGATCGTCCCGCGGGCCAAGCGGCGATGAAACGTGCCCGCGCGGCATCGTCGGGCACGATCACGACACGGGCCTGGTGCCGCACCGCCTGCGCGGCCAGCGCTTCGATCCGGCTGTGCGCGCTGAGCGCGTAAACGGACAAGCGATCCGGGTGACGCGCCACGACGTCCAGGGTGCTCACCCCGATGGAACCGGTGGAACCGAGAATGCAGAGACGTTGTACGGCAGGCATGGCTTATCCGAGGAGCAGCAAAAGAATGGCGGCCGGTGCGACTGGCAGCACGGCATCGATCCGATCGTACACCCCGCCGTGCCCGGGCAACAGCTGGCTGGAGTCCTTGACGCCGGCGCGGCGCTTGAGCAGCGACTCGAACAGATCTCCCAGGATGGACCACGCGGCGAGCACGACTCCTGTCAGAATCAGCCCGGGCCAGCCCAGGCGATCGACCAGCAAAGCGCCGTAGCTGCCGGGCCACCAGGCTGCGGTGACCACGAGCCAGGCCGTCGCGGCCACCACGCCCCCGGCCGCGCCTTCCCAGGTCTTGCCGGGGCTGACCCGGGGGGCCAGTTTATGCCGCCCGAGGCTGCGGCCGGTGAAATACGCCGCGATGTCGGCGCACCAGATCAGCGCCCACAGGCTGATCAGCGCCGCCGCTCCCTGTTGGACGAAGACCCAGGCCAGGGCATACCAGGTCGCTGCCAGCGTCACCACACCGGCCAGCACCAGCCCTGCCGACGGGCAACGCGCCGGCACCTGTGCCCGCAGGACCATGAAAGGTGCGGGTAGCAGCCAGAACAGCACTGCCAGCGGCAGGACACCGTGCTGGAAGATCCGCGACAGATCGCCCTGCCCGTCGACCAGCAGACGCGACGCGATGACCAGCAGGCAGACGGCCAGCACCGCCCCGCCGCCCCGGGCCAGCGGATTGTTCCAGACGAGTCGCCACCATTCCCATAAAGCGCAACCCGTCATCAGGCTGAGCAATGCCAGCATGGGCCATGGCGTGGACGCGGAGACGGCGCCCGCGACGATCAGCAGCAGGACGATCGCCGTCAGGACTCGTTGGCGAAGCATGGTATGCCCCTCAGGTTGGTGTGCGCAACTGCTCGCTAGTGCGCCCGAAGCGCCGCTCGCGATCTGCATACCAGGCGAAGGCCTGGTCAATCTGCGCCGCGCCGAAATCGGGCCAATAGCAGTCCGTGAAATACAGCTCGGTGTAGGCCAGCTGCCAGATGAGAAAATTGGAGATCCGCTGTTCCCCCCCCGTCCGGATGAAGAGATCGGGTTCGGGCGCATAGGCCATCGCCAGCCAGGGATTGAGCGCGTCCTCGTCCAGTTGTTCGGGATGCTCCGCCATTTCCGGATGCGCCTTCAGCAGCGCCTGCATGGCCTGCAGAATGTCCCAGCGCCCGCCGTAGTTGGCGGCGATGGTCAGCGTCAGGGTGGATTGCTGCTCGGTGCGTTGCTCGGCCTCGTCGATGAGGCGCCGCAGTTTCGCGTCGAATGCGCCCAGGTCGCCCACGATGCGCAGGCGCACGCCCTGGGCGACGAGCTTGTCGACTTCCCTTTCCAGGGTGCGCACGAACAGGCGCATCAGCAGGGAGACTTCCTGGGCCGGGCGGCGCCAGTTCTCGGAGCTGAAGGCAAACAGCGTCAGGTATTCCACGCCGCGGTGTCCGCAGGCCTCGACGGCGCGGCGCACCGCCTGCACGCCGCGCACGTGACCCGCCGTGCGCGGCAGTTTGCGCTGCGTCGCCCAGCGACCATTGCCATCCATGATGATGGCGACGTGTCGGGGGATCCTCCCCGTGACAGGGATCGTCCGGGTGGAACTGATCTGGCTCATGCCGCTTGAATCGATCGGGATGCCGGGATTAGACCGTCATGATCTCGGCTTCCTTCTGGGAGACGAGCTTGTCGATGTCGGCTACGTAGCGATCGGTCAGTTTCTGCACCTCGTCCTGGCCGCGACGCTCTTCGTCCTCGGAAATTTCCTTGTCCTTCAGGAGCTTTTTCAGGGTGTCGTTGGCGTCGCGGCGCAGGTTGCGTACGGCGACCTTGGCGTCTTCTCCTTCGACACGCACGACCTTGGTCAGGTCGCGGCGGCGTTCCTCGGTCAACGCCGGCATGGGCACGCGGATGTTATCGCCCATGGCGATCGGGTTCAGGCCCAGGTCGGATTCCCGGATGGCCTTGTCGACAGCGGCGGCCATGGTTTTTTCCCAGACCTGGACGCTGAGCGTGCGGGCGTCGATCACCGCGACATTGGCGACCTGGCTGACCGGCACCGGCGAACCGTAGTAGTCCACGTGCACATGGTCCAGAATACCGGCATGGGCGCGGCCCGTGCGGATCTTGGCCAGATTGGTCTTCAGGGATTCGATGGATTTGCCCATGCGCTCGTCGGCGGAGCGGCGAATGTCGGATAGACTCATGAAGGTTCCTATACCTGGACCAGAGTGCCTTCGTCCTCGCCGCAGATGACGCGTCGGAGGGCCCCGGGTTTGTTGATCGAAAAGACCTTGATCGGCAGCTTCTGGTCACGGCACAAGGCGAACGCCGTGGCGTCCATGACCTCGAGGCGGCGCACGATGGCCTCGTCGAAGCTGATGCGCGAATAACGCGTGGCGCTGGGGTCCTTGTTGGGGTCGGCGCTGTAGATACCGTCGACCTTCGTGGCCTTCAGGACCATTTCCGCACCGATCTCCGCTCCCCGCAGGGCGGCGGCTGTATCCGTGGTGAAAAAAGGATTGCCGGTGCCGGCCGCGAAGACCACGACCTTGCCTTCTTCCAGGTAGCGCAGGGCTTTGGGCCGGATATAGCGCTCGACCACCTGATCGATGTTCAGGGCAGACTGGACGCGGGCATCCACACCGTGATTTTTCAGGGCGTCCTGCAGCGCCAGACCGTTCATGACCGTGGCCAACATGCCCATGTAGTCGGCCGTGGCCCGATCCATGCCCTGGGCGCCGGGTGCCACGCCGCGAAAAATGTTGCCCCCGCCGATGACGACGGCCAGCTGCACCCCGAGCGACACGACGCCATGGATTTCTTCCGTCATGCGAAGAATGGTCGCGCGGTTAATGCCAAAGGCATCACCCCCCATCAACGCTTCGCCCGAGAGTTTCAGAAGAACGCGCTTGTAGGCCGGATTTGACATGCACCAGATTCCTGGAAGGATGTAACTAAGGGAAACGCCCCGAAGGGGCGTGACACGGCATCGCGCGCAAGCGCGATGCCATCGTACCTGAATCGGCCGGAATCAGGAACCGCTGGCGGCCGCAGCCACTTCGGCGGCGAAGTCCTCGGACTTTTTCTCGATGCCTTCGCCGACGACGAACAGGGCGTAGCGATTGATGCGCGCGCCCTTTTCCTTGAGCATCTGCTCGACGGACTGTTTGTCGTTCTTGACGAAGGGTTGGGACAGCAGGGTGACTTCCTTCAGGAATTTCTGCACGGAACCCTCGACCATCTTGGTGACGATCTCGGCCGGTTTGCCGGATTCGGCGGCCTTTTGTTCGGCGACGGAACGCTCGGCGGCAATCAGGGCGGGATCGACGCCATCGGCATTCAGGGCGCGCGGCTTGGTCGCGGCGATATGCATGGCCAGGTCCTTGCCGACTTCATCGGCACCGGCATAATCCACCAGCACGCCGATGCGCCCGCCGTGCACGTAGCTGTTCAGACGGTCGGCGGTTTCGAAGCGCTGGAAACGGCGCACGGACATGTTCTCGCCGATCTTGCCGACCAGCGCTGCGCGCGTGGACTCGACCGTGCCTTCGCCCATGGCGCAGGCGCCCAGGGCGGCCACGTCGGCGGGATTGCGTTCGGCGACCAGACGGGCCAGGTCATTCACGAAGGCGATGAAATCGTCGTTCTTGGCGACGAAGTCGGTTTCGCAGTTCACTTCGACCAGGGCGCCGGACTTGCTGTCGTCGGCGATGAACAGGCCCACCAGACCTTCGGCGGTCACGCGGCCGGCGGCCTTGGAGGCCTTGCTGCCGAGCTTGACGCGCAGCAGTTCTTCGGCGCGAGCCAGATCACCCTCGGATTCCGTCAGGGCCTTTTTGCATTCCATCATGGGCGCGTCGGTCTTTTCGCGCAGTTCCTTGACCATGGCGGCAGTGATTTGAGCCATTTGATTCTCCTGTTCGATCAATGCGGATACCGGCGGTCGCCGGTATCGGGCTGGTCGGTCCGGGGCATGTCCGGACCGGCGGAGGCGGCGGGAAACGAGGGCTCAGTCCTCGTGCTGGTCCTGCTCGACTTCGATGAATTCCTCGCCTTCGGCCAGTTCTTCGACCAGACCGTTGAGGCTTTGCTCACGACCGGCCAGAACGGCGTCGGCCATGCCGCGGGTGTACAACGCGATCGCCTTGGAGGAGTCGTCGTTACCGGGAATGACGTAGTCGATGCCTTCGGGCGAGTGGTTGGTGTCAACCACGCCGACGACCGGAATGCCCAGTGTGCGGGCTTCGGCCACAGCGATCTTGTGGTAGCCCACATCGATCACGAACAATGCTTCGGGCAGGGTGTTCATGTCCTTGATGCCGCCGATCGACTTGTTCAGTTTCGCCAGTTCGCGTTCGAACATGAGCGCTTCTTTCTTCGTCATGTGCTCGGTCACGCCTTCGGCCTGCTGGGCTTCCATGTCCTTCAGGCGTTTGATCGAGGTCTTGACCGTCTTGAAGTTGGTCATCATCCCGCCCAGCCAGCGGCTGTCGACGAAGGGCATGCCGCAACGCTGCGCTTCGGCGGCGATGAATTCGCGGGCCGAACGCTTTGTGCCGACGAACAGCACGTTGCCGCCACGGGCCGCCACCTGGCGCACGAACTGGGTCGCTTCCAGGTATTTTTCAACCGTGCGTTCCAGATTGATGACGTGGATCTTGTTGCGTTGGCCGAAAATGTATTCGGCCATTTTCGGGTTCCAGTAGCGGGTCTGGTGACCGAAATGGACACCAGCTTCCAGCATTTCGCGCATAAGGCTCATGAGATTCTCCAAAGGGTTTGGTCTTGTACATGGCCAGCATCCCGGACTAACATGGATCAATTCCATCGAACCGATCCACCACCCGCGAACACCCATTGTGGGCCATGCACGCTATTTACAGCGAAGCCTATAATTCTACTATTCATCCCCCATTTTCAGCAAGCCTCTCCATGACCCAACTCGTTACCGATCCCCAGGAACTCGATCAGATGCGCGCCGCCTGCCAGGCGGCGGCCAGCGTGCTGGATTATCTTGAACCGCACGTCCGGGTGGGCGTCACCACCGGGGAACTCGACCGCCTGTGCATGGACTACATCACCAACGTGCTGCAGGTGAAATCGGCCACGATCGGGTACGCGCCCCCAGGCTACCCGCCCTACCCGGCCTCCATCTGCATTTCGGTCAATCATGTCATCTGCCACGGCATTCCGGGCGACAAGGTCCTGAAGAACGGTGACATCCTGAACATGGACATCACCATCATCAAGGACGGCTGGTTCGGCGACACGAGCCGCATGTTTCGCGTGGGCGAACCCTCGATCCTGGCGCAGCGCCTGATCGATACGACCTATGAATGCATGTGGCTGGGCATCGAACAGGTGCGCCCGGGGGCGACTCTGGGCGACATCGGTCACGCCATCCAAAAGCACGCCGAGAGCGCCGGGTTCTCCGTCGTCCGCGAATACTGCGGCCATGGCGTGGGGCGGCGCTTTCACCAGGACCCGCAGGTGCTGCACTACGGCAAGCCCGGCACGGGCGAGCGGCTCGAACCCGGCATGATCTTCACGATCGAACCCATGATCAACGCCGGGCGCCGCGAGATCCGCACCCTGGCCGACCAATGGACCGTCGTCACCCGTGACCACAGCCTGTCGGCTCAATGGGAACACAGCATCCTGGTGACCAATCACGGCTACGAGGTCCTAACCGTGTCACCCGGCATGCCGGCCCCACCCGCGTTCGTCAGAGCCGCCACCACGCCTGCATGACCCCCCTTTCGCTCGATGGTCTTGCGGCCCTGCGTGGCCGTCTGCTGGAACGCCGTACCCAGGCCATCGAGGCTTACCGCGCGCATCTTCGGCCCGACACCCTGCTGACGGCGCTGCGCCGCATCGCCGACGACCAGGTCCACGAACTGCTGCGGATCCATCCCCTGCCAAAGGGCGCCTGCGTCGCCGCCGTCGGCGGCTACGGACGCGGTGAGCTCTACCCGGGGTCCGATCTGGATGTCCTGGTCCTGCTGGACCGCGGCCCGGATGCAGCCGACCGGGCCCACATCGAGGACTTCGTCGCAGCGCTCTGGGACGTCGGCCTGGAGCCCGGCCACAGCGTGCGCACCCTGGCGCAATGCCGCCACGAGGCGGCTGCCGACATCACGGTGCAGACCGCCCTGCTGGAAGCCCGCTGGCTGGCGGGCAGCCGAAAACTGTTCCAGCGCTTCCGCGATCAGATGCAGGCCGACCTGGATCCCCGCGAGTTCTACCTGGCCAAGCGCACCGAGATGCAGCAGCGTCACGTGCGGCACCAGGACACGCCCTATGCCCTGGAACCCAACTGCAAAGAAGCGCCCGGCGGGCTGCGGGATCTGCAGGTGCTGCTATGGTTGGCACGGGCGGCGGGCCTGGGCGCGACCTGGAAGGACGTCGCCCGCACCGACCTGCTGACGTCGGTCGAATTCCGCACCCTGCGGCGCGCGGAGCGTGCCTTCAAGCGCCTGCGCATCGAACTGCACCTGTTGGCCGGGCGGCGCGAGGACCGGGTCCTGTTCGACCTGCAGCCGCGTCTGGCGCGCATCTACGGCTTCGTCGACCAGCCGCACCGGCGCGCCAGCGAATTGCTGATGCAGCGCTACTACTGGGCTGCGCGCGTGGTCTGCCAGGTCAACCGCCTGCTGATGCAAAGCCTGGAAGAGCGTCTGTTTCCGCTGCCCCAGGCCGACACGGACATCGACGACGATTTCTGCATCCGTCGCGACTATCTGGCGTTACGCCGTGACGATGCCTTCGAGCGCAACCCCGCGCTGCTGCTGCGCGTCTTCCTGGTCATGCAGCAGCACCCCGAACTGCAGGGCATGGCAGCCGGCACCTTGCGGGCCATGTGGCACGCCCGGCGTCACATCGATCAGCAATTTCGCGACAATCCCGTCAATCAGAGCCAGTTCCTGCAGATCCTGCAGCAGCCGCGCGGCATCGTCCACGCACTGCGGGATATGACAATGTGGAATATCCTGCCGCGCTACCTGCCGGTCTTCCGGCGCATCGTCGGCCAGATGCAGCACGATCTGTTCCACGCCTACACCGTGGATCAGCACATCCTGATGGTGATCCGCAATCTGCGGCGTTTCACCATGCCGGAACACGCCCAGGAATATCCGCTGGCCAGCCAGCTGATCGCCGACCTGGACGAACACTGGCTGCTGTACATCGCCGCCCTGTTCCACGACATCGCCAAAGGGCGCGGGGGCGACCACTCGCAACTGGGCGAGGCGGAAGTGCATCGATTCGCGGGACGCCACCACCTGCCGCGTGAACAGACCGGCTTCCTGGAATTTCTCGTGCGCGAACACCTGACCATGTCCCAGGTGGCACAGAAACGCGACCTCAGCGACCCCCGGGTGATCCATGAATTCGCCGCCCGGGTCGGCAGCCAGCGCAACCTGGCCGCCCTGTACCTGCTGACGGTGGCGGATATCCGAGGCACCAGCCCCCGGGTCTGGAACGCCTGGAAGGGCAAGCTGCTGGAAGACCTGTACCACCTGACGCTGGCCGCGCTGGGCGGCGCCCGGCCGGACACGGGCACGATCCTGGCGCTGCGCAAGGACGCCGCGGCCGCCGAAATCCGTCGCATGGGGCTGCGCGACGAGAGCCGGGACGCCTTCTGGTCCCAGCTGGACGTTGCCTACTTCCTGCGACACGACGCCAACGAGATCGCCTGGCACACGCGTCACCTGTACCACTGCTTCCAGGGGCCGAACCCCGTCGTGCGCGCCCGGGTCCTGGGCCAGAGCGAAGCGCTGCAGATCCTGGCCTATGCGCCCGACCGCAACGACCTGTTCATGGACATCTGTACCTATTTCGACCGTCATGGGCAGAGCATTCAGGATGCGCGCATCCACACCACACGCCAGGGCTGGGCGCTGGACAGCTTCATCGTGCTGCTGCCCGAGGGCGACCGTGACTACCGGGCCCACGCAACGCTGATCGAGCACGAGCTGCTGGCCGCCCTGTCGGCGCCGCGCCCGACCCCGCAGCCCCAGCCCGCGCAGCGCCGGGGATCGCGCCGTTCGCGAATTTTTCCCATCATGCCCAGCATCACCCTGCAGGCCGACGAGCAGGGCGGCAACTGGCGCCTGTCGGTGACGACGGCCGACCGGGTCGGCCTGCTGCACGACCTGGCCCGGGTGTTCACCCGCCATGGTGTCAACCTGAAGATGGCCAAGATCATGACCCTGGGCGATCGGGTCGAGGACATCTTCATCCTGCAGGGGTCGATCCTGGATCAGCCGCGCGGCCAGCTGCAGTTCGAGCGCCACGTCTTCGACGCGCTGACCACCGAAATTCCCCCGGGGGCGCGTCCCCTGTTCCAACCCGCTTCACCTCCGCTTCCGACATCATGAAAATCACCCGATCCGACCGCATTCTCCGAATGATCGCCCTGCTGTGCCTGGCGGCCGTAGGCTTCGCCCTGATATCCCAGTACGGCTTCAATATGCAGCCCTGTGCCTGGTGCGTCCTGCAACGGCTGATCCTGCTGGCCATCGCCGCCGTCTGCGGTCTGGCCAGCACCGGCTGGGGATCCATTCTGGTGCGCAGGATCGGCGCCGCGGCTGCGGCCGCGCTGGCGATTTCCGGCGTCGTGGCCGCCTGGTACCAGTACAGCGTGGCGTCGCACTCGTTCTCGTGCGCCCAGACTTTCGCCGACCGATTCATTGCCGGCTCCGGGCTGGACGCCGCTCTGCCCTGGCTGTTTGGCATCTATGCCAGCTGCCTGGACGCGCGGGTCAGCCTGCTGGGTGTGGAATACGCCCTGTGGGGCCTGATGCTGTTCGTTGCCTGTGCCGTACTGGCCCTCTGGGCGCTGGGGCGCTCGGGACGCGACTGAATCCCTGTGGCAGGCACGAGGTCAGTCCACGCATGAACAGGCCAGGCCCTGACAGCGCCCGGAAGCTGGCTCGGGCCGGCTTGGTACGAATCAGCCCTCGTCGACCGGGGCCGCCATCGCGCCCGATAGCGCCGCCATCCCGCGCGTGCGGCTCAGGCGTTCCAGATAGGCCGCATCGATGTCGCCCGTCACGTAGCGGCCGTTGAAGCAGGACGACTCGAAGCCATGCAACGCCGGATTCAGATCCCGGAGTGACTGCTCCAGATCTTCGAGATCCTGGTAGACCAGCCCGTCGGCACCGATTTCCCGCGCGACCTGTTCGGTATCCCGGCCCGTGGCGATCAATTCCGCCTGGGTCGGCATGTCGATGCCATAGACGTTGGGATAGCGCACGGCGGGAGCGGCGGAAGCGAAATAGACCTTGTGGGCGCCGGCGGCCCGGGCCATATCCACGATTTCCCGGCTGGTGGTGCCGCGCACTATGGAATCGTCCACCAGCAGCACGTTCTTGCCACGAAATTCCATGTCGATGGCACTGAGCTTCTGACGCACGGATTTCTTGCGCACCGCCTGCCCCGGCATGATGAAGGTGCGGCCCACATAGCGGTTCTTGATGAAGCCTTCGCGGTAATTGAGCCCGAGACGGGAAGCCAGCTGCATGGCCGATGGCCGCGAGGAATCAGGGATCGGCATGACCACATCGATGTCGCCCAGCCGCAGGGTCTTGGCGACATTGTCGGCCAGATACTCGCCCATGTGCAGGCGGGCATCGTAGATGGAAATGCCGTCCATCACGGAATCCGGTCGGGCGAAATAGACGTATTCGAACGCGCAAGGGGTCTGCGCCAGCCCGGGGTCGGCACACAGTTCGTGACTGATCTCGCCGTCCTCGGTGATCACGATGGCTTCGCCGGGGGCGATGTCGCGCACGAGGGTGAAGCCGCTGGCCGTCAGCGCCACCGATTCGGACGCCAGCATCCACTCGGGGCCCGTGTCAGTGTCGTGGCGCCCCAGGCACAGCGGCCGGATACCGTGCGGATCCCGGAACGCCACCAGACCGAAGCTGCTGATGTTCGCGATGACGGCATAGGCGCCCTTGGCGCGGTGATGGACGGCGCGTACCGCCTGGAATACGGCATGCGCATCCAGCGTGACGCCATCGGAAGCCTGCTGAAGTTCGTGCGCGAACACGTTGAGCAGGACTTCCGAATCCGAATTGGTGTTGATGTGGCGCCGGTCGTGCTTGAACAGCGCCTCGCGCAGTTCGCGCCAGTTGGTCAGGTTGCCATTGTGGACAAACGTGATGCCAAAGGGTGCATTCACGTAGAACGGCTGTGCCTCGTCCACGCTGGCGCTGGACCCTGCCGTCGGATAGCGCACCTGGCCCAGGCCGCTGTTGCCGGGCAGCGCCCGCATGTTGCGGGTGCGGAACACGTCCCGGACCAGGCCGTGCGCCTTGTGCATGCTGAAGAACTGATCATGGGCCGTCGCAATGCCAGCCGCGTCTTGCCCGCGATGCTGCAACAACAACAGACTGTCATAGATCAACTGATTGACGGGGCCCTTGCCCATCACACCCACGATTCCACACATGATGATTGATATCCGAGACTGACTAATAAGGGAGCAGCTGCGCCACATCCATGGGCAGCAGGAATTTGACTTGCTGGAAACCCTTCACCAGGGCGGCCGACGTGCGTGCTTGCTGCCACCAGGCTTCCCGGGGCAGTTCGGTGTAGCCGGCCAGACCGATCAGCGCCAGTACCAGCACGGCACCGCGCACCGCGCCGAACACGGCACCCAGGCCATGATCCGCGGGGGTCAGCCCGGTCCGATCCACTAGCGCGCCCAGCGCCATGTTCAGCAGCCCCACCCCCAGCAGCGTCAGCACGAACACCGCGCCATAGGCTGCCAGCGTGCGCAGCAGGCCGTTATCGATCACGGTATCCAGCCAGATCGAGGCCGACGGCCCCCACCAGATGGCGGCGACAAATGCGGCAACGTAGGCAACCAGCGATAGCACTTCGCGCAGGAAGCCCCGCAGCAGGCCGATCAGGCTGGACACCGCCACGATCGTCAGGACGATATAGTCGAAGCTGGTCACTTGTCGGAAATCAGACCGTTCTGATATCCCAGCGCCCGCAGGCGGGTCTGAGCCGCCTGGGCCGCCTCGTGCGAGCTGAAGGGGCCGACTCGCAGCCGATAGACCGT
Protein-coding regions in this window:
- the pyrH gene encoding UMP kinase, producing MSNPAYKRVLLKLSGEALMGGDAFGINRATILRMTEEIHGVVSLGVQLAVVIGGGNIFRGVAPGAQGMDRATADYMGMLATVMNGLALQDALKNHGVDARVQSALNIDQVVERYIRPKALRYLEEGKVVVFAAGTGNPFFTTDTAAALRGAEIGAEMVLKATKVDGIYSADPNKDPSATRYSRISFDEAIVRRLEVMDATAFALCRDQKLPIKVFSINKPGALRRVICGEDEGTLVQV
- the map gene encoding type I methionyl aminopeptidase produces the protein MTQLVTDPQELDQMRAACQAAASVLDYLEPHVRVGVTTGELDRLCMDYITNVLQVKSATIGYAPPGYPPYPASICISVNHVICHGIPGDKVLKNGDILNMDITIIKDGWFGDTSRMFRVGEPSILAQRLIDTTYECMWLGIEQVRPGATLGDIGHAIQKHAESAGFSVVREYCGHGVGRRFHQDPQVLHYGKPGTGERLEPGMIFTIEPMINAGRREIRTLADQWTVVTRDHSLSAQWEHSILVTNHGYEVLTVSPGMPAPPAFVRAATTPA
- a CDS encoding phosphatidate cytidylyltransferase — translated: MLRQRVLTAIVLLLIVAGAVSASTPWPMLALLSLMTGCALWEWWRLVWNNPLARGGGAVLAVCLLVIASRLLVDGQGDLSRIFQHGVLPLAVLFWLLPAPFMVLRAQVPARCPSAGLVLAGVVTLAATWYALAWVFVQQGAAALISLWALIWCADIAAYFTGRSLGRHKLAPRVSPGKTWEGAAGGVVAATAWLVVTAAWWPGSYGALLVDRLGWPGLILTGVVLAAWSILGDLFESLLKRRAGVKDSSQLLPGHGGVYDRIDAVLPVAPAAILLLLLG
- the tsf gene encoding translation elongation factor Ts, whose translation is MAQITAAMVKELREKTDAPMMECKKALTESEGDLARAEELLRVKLGSKASKAAGRVTAEGLVGLFIADDSKSGALVEVNCETDFVAKNDDFIAFVNDLARLVAERNPADVAALGACAMGEGTVESTRAALVGKIGENMSVRRFQRFETADRLNSYVHGGRIGVLVDYAGADEVGKDLAMHIAATKPRALNADGVDPALIAAERSVAEQKAAESGKPAEIVTKMVEGSVQKFLKEVTLLSQPFVKNDKQSVEQMLKEKGARINRYALFVVGEGIEKKSEDFAAEVAAAASGS
- the rpsB gene encoding 30S ribosomal protein S2, with translation MSLMREMLEAGVHFGHQTRYWNPKMAEYIFGQRNKIHVINLERTVEKYLEATQFVRQVAARGGNVLFVGTKRSAREFIAAEAQRCGMPFVDSRWLGGMMTNFKTVKTSIKRLKDMEAQQAEGVTEHMTKKEALMFERELAKLNKSIGGIKDMNTLPEALFVIDVGYHKIAVAEARTLGIPVVGVVDTNHSPEGIDYVIPGNDDSSKAIALYTRGMADAVLAGREQSLNGLVEELAEGEEFIEVEQDQHED
- the frr gene encoding ribosome recycling factor, with the translated sequence MSLSDIRRSADERMGKSIESLKTNLAKIRTGRAHAGILDHVHVDYYGSPVPVSQVANVAVIDARTLSVQVWEKTMAAAVDKAIRESDLGLNPIAMGDNIRVPMPALTEERRRDLTKVVRVEGEDAKVAVRNLRRDANDTLKKLLKDKEISEDEERRGQDEVQKLTDRYVADIDKLVSQKEAEIMTV
- the ispC gene encoding 1-deoxy-D-xylulose-5-phosphate reductoisomerase gives rise to the protein MPAVQRLCILGSTGSIGVSTLDVVARHPDRLSVYALSAHSRIEALAAQAVRHQARVVIVPDDAARARFIAAWPAGRSLPEIRQGAQALADTAADPEVTAVMAAIVGAAGLPGALAAARAGKRVLLANKEALVAAGALFMQAVRDSGAELLPIDSEHNAIFQCLPQSTDRARAPDRPAPGVRRLLLTASGGPFRCTALDQLEHVTPDQACAHPNWRMGRKISVDSATMLNKGLEVIEAHWLFAMPLERIQVVIHPQSVVHSMVEYADGSILAQLGQPDMRTAIAYGLGYPDRIDSGVGLLELTRLGRLDFETPDLRRFPCLRLSLDALEKGQGACITLNAANEVAVDGFLHGRIRYTQIPDIIARCLDDSATSSVRMPTSLDEVLDLDARTRRMASGFCESVS
- the uppS gene encoding polyprenyl diphosphate synthase, with product MSQISSTRTIPVTGRIPRHVAIIMDGNGRWATQRKLPRTAGHVRGVQAVRRAVEACGHRGVEYLTLFAFSSENWRRPAQEVSLLMRLFVRTLEREVDKLVAQGVRLRIVGDLGAFDAKLRRLIDEAEQRTEQQSTLTLTIAANYGGRWDILQAMQALLKAHPEMAEHPEQLDEDALNPWLAMAYAPEPDLFIRTGGEQRISNFLIWQLAYTELYFTDCYWPDFGAAQIDQAFAWYADRERRFGRTSEQLRTPT